In Malassezia vespertilionis chromosome 4, complete sequence, the DNA window cgcaggcggcgcagggcCGGCGCCGCTGAACCACATAAAAAAGACGTACAGGAGCGATTGTACTGGACTGGCCACGCTGTACACAAcattgcacggcgcgtggGCCGCATATGCTCGATGCAccggcgccgcaagcgtatgcaccagctgcgcgagcatgGGGTCTGtgagcgtcgcgctctgcgcgcgcatccgTGTGAGCACGGCATTCAATGCGGCAGGGATCTCCGCCGAAGGAGCACACGCACGTACGTGCGCAACTGTGTACGTGTGCAATgggagcggcgtgccttgtgCGGAGCACACGTCGAGTCCATGCTGCACTCGCGCCCAGTCCTGGCGGAGCACGTGTGCATCGAGCAGGGCACGCCATACCTTGGCACTGGGGGGAATACAGCCTGCAGTGAGGCGCCGGTGCAGCCACGCACGCGTGCGTTGCATGCCCCGCGTGCCGCTCAAAAAGGCAGCGTGGGCAAAAAGGTCGGGGCTGAGGGATGCGTCTGTATCGCGCAGGGCATCGAGCATCGTGTCGAGCATCGTAGATAGCAGCAGGTCGCAATTCACGCTGCCAGGCGGCATGTGCATGAGTGTATGTACAAgtgcgacgtgcgcggAATTGCGTACAAGTACGCCTTTTTCGGCTCGCTCACGAACAAGCAAGGTATTTTGCACAATGTTCTTGCACACATCGCTCGCTGATGGCGCTGCTAGTGTGTTGCACCGTGCCGCATCAACCAGGTGCTGGGCGAGTGGCTTCCAGGGGGGGTGCAGCGATGGCACCTGCGTTTTCAAACGCAGGCTTTTCGGCAAAGACGGGCtcgcggcgagcacggGACTGTCGTGCACGAAGtacgcaccgccgccgtgcatgcatcgTATcatccgcgccgcgtcccaCTGCACACATCcccgcgcgacgcagctcCGCGCTCGGTGCATGGACAACCAGCTAGGCGGCGTCGGCCGAGTTTGTTTctctgcgcctgcacgacCGTCCATggcgtcgatgcgcggTGGCAAGGCGTtcaatgcgcgcacgcgcgcaagcaggagcatcaagcgcgctgcagaccaGCGTGAGATGGCGGAGCTCGAGGCGAAGTGTGCGACACTTGACAGCTTGGGCGCGGCCACGTTTGAGGCGCTGCCGCTTTCGCGCCcaacgcggcgcggcctgcagcgcgctggtTTTGTAGACATGACGCCGATCCAGGCACAGTCCTTACCACATTCTCTGCAGCGGCGGGATGTGCTTGGTGCCGCACGTACGGGGTCGGGCAAGACCATTGCGTTTCTCATTCCCGTGCTGGAAGTGCTCTACCGCCAGAATTGGTCCAACATCGACGGGCTCGGCGCGTTGATCATCTCGCCcacgcgcgagcttgcgATGCAGATCTTTGATGTGCTGCGTCAGATTGGCGCACTGCATACCTTTTCTGCCGGCCTTGTTATCGGAGGCAAGGATCTCAAGCACGAGCAAGGCCGGGTGCGCAAGATGAATATCCTCGTCGCGACGCCAGGGCGTCTCTTGCAGCACCTCGACCAGACAGCTGGTTTTGACTGCGCCAATTTGCAGGTTCTTGTACTGGACGAGGCCGACCGAATCCTTGATATGGGATTCGCGAATACCCTAAACGCGATTTTGGAGCATCTCCCGTCGGAGCGCCAAGCGATGCTATTTTCTGCGACACAGACCAAGCGGGTCAAGGACCTTGCACGCCTGAGTCTGCGCGAGCCGCAGACCGTgtctgtgcgcgaggccgaCGCATGTACGCCCGAGCATCTCGAGCAGTACTACATGGTCGTGCCGCTTCCGCAGAAGTTCGATATGCTGTTTTCCTTCTTGCGCACACATACCCAGCAAAAGGTGCTTGTGTTTATGAGCTCCTGCCGTCAGGTCCAATTCGCATTCGAGGTGTTTTGCAAGCTCCGCCCAGGACTGCCGCTCCTCGCACTGCATGGGAAACAGAAGCAGCCCAGGCGCCTGAAAATCTTTCACGAGTTTACGCGCATGAAACATGCGGCACTGTTTGCCACGGATGTTGCCGCGCGTGGCCTTGACTTTCCAGCAGTCGACTGGGTCGTGCAGATGGATGCACCGGATAGTGCCGATACCTATATCCACCGCGTCGGTCGGACCGCGCGGTACAATGCACACGGCAAGAGTCTCTTGTTTACAGCACCCAGCGAGGAGCAGggtttgctgcgcttgctgaAAGCA includes these proteins:
- the DBP4 gene encoding RNA helicase (COG:A; EggNog:ENOG503NU3N; BUSCO:EOG09260YMF); translation: MASMRGGKAFNARTRASRSIKRAADQREMAELEAKCATLDSLGAATFEALPLSRPTRRGLQRAGFVDMTPIQAQSLPHSLQRRDVLGAARTGSGKTIAFLIPVLEVLYRQNWSNIDGLGALIISPTRELAMQIFDVLRQIGALHTFSAGLVIGGKDLKHEQGRVRKMNILVATPGRLLQHLDQTAGFDCANLQVLVLDEADRILDMGFANTLNAILEHLPSERQAMLFSATQTKRVKDLARLSLREPQTVSVREADACTPEHLEQYYMVVPLPQKFDMLFSFLRTHTQQKVLVFMSSCRQVQFAFEVFCKLRPGLPLLALHGKQKQPRRLKIFHEFTRMKHAALFATDVAARGLDFPAVDWVVQMDAPDSADTYIHRVGRTARYNAHGKSLLFTAPSEEQGLLRLLKAVDVPISVIKPKDTKLQSVKDQLQSFAFQDPELKHLAQKAFVSHVRSVYLHKDKDTFDVTKLPLNEYAASLGLASAPKIKVVKEAQKHAQAERAASRGEQEEEEEEEEEEEEEHVQERPSTVAKVRTKHDRMFGRTNNTVLSQHYANMRDSSDSSDFGVDDDDDDLLTLSRADHDLGDETLDNHVAPSKRQLRQGASKKAMALAGKRGLSKRTVYDEDGNARELYELQNEDAFRALGNVHDQIRQHEQEESARMADADIADKERAREIRREKKRKAKEQERIMMESHGGAPSASAEYDDWDGPRLEDLFPPGDDAPAPAPERKRAKTQAADLASQEELALRLLGA